A window from Nothobranchius furzeri strain GRZ-AD chromosome 17, NfurGRZ-RIMD1, whole genome shotgun sequence encodes these proteins:
- the rnf181 gene encoding E3 ubiquitin-protein ligase RNF181, whose translation MASYFDEHDCEPTNPEEQYRQNALLELARSLMQGLDLMDSGVFDLSDWDQRLPPPAAKAAIQTLTVVIISPEQADKGLKCPVCLLEFEEQETVREMPCKHLFHSGCILPWLGKTNSCPLCRLELPTDNPEYEEFKKDKERRKQREHRLEDLHGAMYT comes from the exons ATGGCTTCATACTTTGATGAACATGACTGTGAACCCACTAACCCTGAGGAGCAGTATCGCCAGAATGCTCTATTAGAACTGGCCAG GTCTTTGATGCAGGGTTTGGACTTAATGGACTCTGGAGTGTTCGACTTGTCAGACTGGGACCAGCGGCTTCCTCCTCCAGCTGCCAAAGCTGCTATTCAGACCCTCACTGTGGTCATCATTTCCCCAGAACAAGCAG ATAAAGGTCTCAAATGTCCTGTGTGTCTGCTGGAATTTGAGGAACAAGAGACCGTTAGAGAAATGCCTTGCAAACATCTTTTCCACTCAGGATGCATTCTGCCTTGGTTGGGCAAG ACAAACTCCTGTCCACTTTGTCGACTTGAATTGCCAACTGACAATCCAGAATACGAGGAGTTTAAAAAGGACAAG GAGAGAAGAAAACAGAGGGAACACCGTCTAGAGGACCTACATGGAGCCATGTACACCTAG
- the LOC107393563 gene encoding transmembrane protein 150A: MTAWIVLPVSLSAFSITGIWIVYAMAVMNHHVCPVENWSYNVTCTEELPRPGFPKTCCTIQDIPLISKCGSFPPESCLFSLIGNVGAFMVVMVCFLRYAQVIEHSHQSWVNTGALVSGCANGVGLVMVGNFQVDHAKSLHYVGAGVAFPAGLLFVCLQCVLTYRVAMTTLDYWMAHVRVALALGAMVSLVLSGIFFIHESFILQHAAAICEWVFTVDILVFYGTFTYEFGTVTTETMMAGLQQSHHGSGVIMDPMSRASTLGGVTKGLKSPGGSSTSTHLNCTPESIAML; this comes from the exons ATGACTGCCTGGATCGTCCTGCCTGTCAGCTTGTCTGCCTTCTCCATCACAGGAATATGGATAGT ATATGCCATGGCTGTGATGAATCACCATGTGTGTCCTGTGGAGAACTG GTCTTACAATGTAACGTGCACAGAGGAGCTGCCCCGACCAGGCTTCCCCAAGACTTGTTGCACCATCCAAGACATCCCCCTCATCAG TAAATGTGGCTCTTTTCCTCCTGAAAGTTGCCTGTTCAGCCTGATCGGAAATGTTGGAGCCTTCATGG TGGTGATGGTGTGCTTTCTGCGCTACGCCCAGGTGATCGAACACAGCCACCAGAGCTGGGTTAATACTGGCGCTCTGGTGAGCGGCTGTGCCAACGGCGTTGGTCTGGTCATGGTGGGAAACTTCCAG GTTGACCATGCTAAATCCCTCCATTATGTGGGTGCTGGTGTTGCGTTTCCAGCAGGCCTGCTGTTCGTATGCCTCCAGTGTGTGCTCACCTACCGAGTGGCCATGACCACCCTCGACTACTGGATGGCTCATGTCCGGGTGGCGCTAGCGCTGGGAGCCATGGTGTCCCTCGTTCTCA GTGGCATCTTCTTTATCCATGAGAGCTTCATCCTTCAGCACGCTGCAGCCATCTGCGAGTGGGTCTTCACTGTGGACATCCTGGTCTTCTACGGTACCTTCACCTACGAGTTTGGCACCGTCACCACTGAGACCATGATGGCAGGCCTGCAGCAGAGCCACCATGGCTCAGGAGTCATCATGGACCCCATGTCCCGGGCCTCGACGCTGGGCGGGGTGACAAAGGGTCTGAAGTCCCCCGGAGGAAGCAGCACATCCACACATCTCAACTGTACCCCAGAGAGCATAGCTATGCTGTAG
- the pxnb gene encoding paxillin isoform X6 — protein MLASAIKAVIRRTKEIPNVHPMFRENLLRRKMGPVIVNKNSSQDRLIEELQGKLGIGRSERRHKPSDEWLTEGVIVTSKPQRSRHEDFGNEVDKIIIPPESPGALRKLLPPLSPPTSCRSAVVDGPNGPLPFQLPPIPIPPPPPPPVTILRQAIRNQDPPAPQQLLKATPPPPPLHNFPAPKQGPPPPARHTPNRPPPVEPAPPAAPKVLVSVGCQTEYDPVFPSIQIMAQGKAAGPGGPPTQVNKLDNMLGSLQSDLNKLGVQTVAKGVCGACCKPIVGQVVTAMGRTWHPEHFVCTHCQEEIGSRNFFEREGQPYCEKDYHNLFSPRCYYCNGPILDKVVTALDRTWHPEHFFCAQCGSFFGPEGFHEKDGKAFCRKDYFDMFAPKCGGCARAILENYISALNCLWHPECFVCRECFTPFVNGSFFEHDGQPYCEVHYHERRGSLCSGCQKPITGRCITAMSKKFHPEHFVCAFCLKQLNKGTFKEQNDKPYCHGCFIKLFS, from the exons ATAAAAGCTGTGATCAGGCGCACTAAGGAGATTCCCAATGTGCATCCTATGTTCCGAGAGAATCTCCTGCGACGAAAGATGGGACCCGTCATTGTAAATAAGAACTCATCTCAGGACCGCCTCATAGAGGAGCTTCAGGGTAAACTTGGAATCGGCCGCTCCGAGCGCCGCCACAAACCGTCAGATGAGTGGCTGACGGAGGGCGTCATCGTCACATCTAAACCTCAGCGATCTCGTCATGAAGACTTTGGGAATGAGGTCGACAAG ATCATAATCCCCCCTGAGTCACCCGGTGCTCTCAGGAAGCTCCTACCACCACTCTCACCCCCTACCTCTTGTCGCTCTGCGGTTGTAGACGGACCTAATGGACCACTCCCATTTCAGCTGCCCCCTATTCCAATtccaccaccacctccaccacccGTTACTATCCTTCGTCAAGCCATCCGCAATCAGGAcccacctgcacctcagcagcttTTAAAAGCCACACCTCCACCGCCCCCACTTCATAACTTTCCTGCCCCTAAACAAGGGCCCCCTCCCCCTGCCCGCCACACCCCAAACCGACCTCCACCAGTGGAGCCGGCCCCACCAGCTGCACCAAAGGTCCTAGTGTCTGTAGGCTGCCAAACAGAGTATGACCCAGTCTTCCCTTCCATTCAG ATCATGGCCCAAGGGAAAGCTGCTGGTCCTGGTGGGCCCCCAACACAGGTCAATAAGCTGGACAACATGCTTGGAAGCCTGCAGTCTGACCTGAACAAACTGGGGGTGCAGACGGTGGCTAAAGGGGTGTGTGGTGCCTGTTGTAAGCCAATTGTTGGACAG GTGGTGACCGCCATGGGCCGCACGTGGCACCCTGAACATTTTGTGTGTACACACTGTCAAGAGGAGATTGGTTCCAGGAACTTTTTTGAGCGAGAAGGTCAACCTTATTGTGAGAAAGATTACCACAATCTGTTCTCTCCACGATGCTACTACTGCAACGGGCCCATACTGGAT AAAGTGGTAACGGCACTGGATAGAACCTGGCATCCTGAACACTTCTTCTGCGCTCAGTGTGGATCCTTCTTTGGCCCCGAGG GTTTTCATGAAAAGGATGGAAAAGCCTTCTGCAGGAAGGATTACTTTGATATGTTTGCACCTAAATGTGGAGGCTGCGCCAGAGCCATTCTGGAGAACTACATCTCTGCACTCAACTGTCTTTGGCATCCAGAGTGTTTTGTTTGCAGG GAGTGCTTCACCCCGTTTGTGAATGGCAGCTTCTTTGAGCACGATGGCCAGCCCTACTGTGAAGTGCACTACCACGAGCGTCGGGGCTCCCTGTGTTCAGGCTGTCAGAAGCCCATCACAGGGCGCTGCATCACAGCCATGTCCAAGAAGTTCCACCCGGAGCACTTTGTCTGTGCTTTCTGCTTGAAACAGCTCAACAAAGGCACGTTCAAAGAACAGAACGACAAACCTTACTGCCACGGCTGCTTCATCAAGCTGTTCAGTTAG